The following coding sequences are from one Coffea arabica cultivar ET-39 chromosome 11e, Coffea Arabica ET-39 HiFi, whole genome shotgun sequence window:
- the LOC113718975 gene encoding protein SLOW GREEN 1, chloroplastic-like: MDSTLAMASSPSPSSLLHSNPTSKLYRPIFNFKHPSFRPLNSRNFTIIKASSDCNSSSNSSSNSSNPNPLISSLKTTTAAIVFAAAVFGKFHQLPAGAGAGACPLAPPPTQANSPLTPILESDPHIVEVFRSSLMLMLNNGEYEEVLKTLRKLSSAQPENTEWKFFMARLLKKMGKPQESRGVFEEILARNPLSFEALFENALLMDRCGEGASVMNRLEKALKIAEEKKKVKEARDVRFIMAQVQFLRKNVEEALKSCEELEKEDPKDFRPYFCRGMIYRFFLHKNKEASEQFAKYCKLSPKKFEIEGYLGSPY; the protein is encoded by the coding sequence ATGGACTCAACTTTGGCCATGGCATCATCACCATCACCATCTTCCCTCCTCCACAGTAATCCAACCTCAAAGTTGTATCGCCCCATTTTCAATTTCAAACATCCTTCTTTTAGACCTCTGAACAGTAGAAACTTCACCATTATCAAAGCTTCTTCAGATTGTAATTCGAGTTCAAATTCTAGTTCTAATTCCTCCAATCCAAATCCTTTAATTTCCAGTCTGAAAACGACCACTGCAGCCATAGTTTTTGCCGCCGCAGTTTTTGGAAAGTTCCACCAGTTGCCGGCCGGGGCCGGGGCCGGGGCCTGCCCTCTAGCACCACCACCAACTCAAGCAAATTCACCATTGACCCCTATTTTGGAATCCGATCCTCACATTGTTGAGGTCTTCCGAAGCTCTCTCATGCTGATGCTCAACAACGGTGAGTATGAGGAGGTGTTGAAGACGTTGAGGAAGTTAAGCTCAGCACAGCCGGAGAATACAGAGTGGAAGTTTTTTATGGCTAGGCTGTTGAAAAAAATGGGGAAACCTCAAGAATCAAGAGGTGTTTTTGAAGAGATTTTAGCGAGAAACCCATTGTCGTTTGAGGCATTGTTTGAAAATGCTTTGTTGATGGACAGGTGTGGAGAAGGGGCCTCCGTTATGAATAGATTAGAAAAGGCATTGAAGATAGctgaggagaagaagaaggtgAAGGAGGCTAGAGATGTGAGGTTTATAATGGCACAAGTACAGTTCTTGCGGAAGAATGTGGAGGAAGCATTAAAGAGCTGCGAGGAACTTGAGAAGGAGGACCCTAAAGATTTTAGGCCTTATTTTTGTAGAGGGATGATTTATAGGTTTTTTCTGCATAAAAACAAAGAAGCTAGTGAACAATTTGCCAAGTATTGCAAGCTTTCACCTAAGAAATTCGAGATTGAAGGCTACTTGGGGTCTCCATATTGA